From Rutidosis leptorrhynchoides isolate AG116_Rl617_1_P2 chromosome 3, CSIRO_AGI_Rlap_v1, whole genome shotgun sequence, a single genomic window includes:
- the LOC139902768 gene encoding uncharacterized protein isoform X2: protein MDSEKLYSRKSFKGMSSSNKKKLGQSNSQTLGSEKFGFSKQENRVTIQLTSRSKHEMKQIKRRLVSELELVRRLVRKIEEIGTTPLTSKENQFYESNKKQKSGGKKVGGVADAKFSNKLFKSCGALLEKLMKHKHGWVFNTPVDPLALGLHDYFDIIKHPMDLGTVKSRLDKNWYNSPKEFAEDVRLTFQNAMTYNPKGQDVHAMAELLFKLFEEKWKVIEGDYIKESRLAVNNEVVLPPPKSKPGPAPRQLLSAVTNKFGTSVTGVDPKQRVTNVSKSGRVHSLKKPKAKELNKREMTYDEKQKLSVELQNLPSEKLDNVVLIIKKRHPSLSQKDDEIEVDIDTFDTETLWELDRFVTNYKKGSNKNKRKAEFSNQDRIEVESEFRIQEGMEVESEFLNQEGINTESEFLNQERIEAEAEFPNQERNEAESVVPNQVRTEVDSVVPIQEGLEAVSNCLNQENIQVQPEFPNQERIEVESSNQERTEVEPEFPNRERIEVGSPNQERPEVEPEFSYQERIELGSPNQGMLEIEPEFPNQERIEVGSANQDRTEVGPESLNLEKMEVGSPNQEKTEVDLEFANQDKMEVESLNQEKAEVESEFQNLEKSEVKSPNQERTEIELKFPNQERSKVGSPNQERTEIEPECPNQERMNIGSPNQERTEVGPEFPNIERMEIESFTQERTEVEPRFLNQERSEDGSPNQERSEFGLEVPNQEALEVGSGLPNQERVETEVEFPQEGFEVETEFFNQERVEIESPNQERTEVEPKFPNQQTSEVGTPNQERTDSQLKIPNQEGIEVGSGFPNQERVEPEPEFPHEGFEAESEFFTQERIEAEQDFSNQERIGVESELPNQPLAELEPSIEEINLAPVVVEAPKEVETDERFSTDPIQTEKQVEEQAVHEDESSSSSSSSSSTSTSGSSSSDSDSDSSSGAESDAGHSSKASL from the exons ATGGATTCTGAGAAATTGTATAGTAGGAAATCATTTAAAGGAATGAGTAGTAGCAATAAGAAGAAATTAGGTCAGTCGAATAGTCAAACCTTAGGTTCTGAAAAGTTTGGGTTTAGTAAACAAGAGAATCGAGTTACGATTCAGCTGACGTCTAGGTCGAAACACGAAATGAAGCAAATTAAGAGGAGATTAGTTAGTGAGCTTGAGTTAGTTAGGAGATTAGTGAGGAAGATCGAGGAAATCGGAACCACACCGTTAACTTCGAAAGAGAACCAGTTTTATGAGAGTAATAAGAAACAGAAATCAGGGGGGAAGAAGGTAGGAGGAGTTGCAGATGCTAAGTTTTCGAATAAGTTGTTTAAGAGTTGCGGTGCGTTGCTTGAGAAGTTAATGAAGCATAAACATGGTTGGGTATTTAATACGCCTGTTGACCCGTTGGCTCTTGGTTTGCATGATTACTTTGATATTATTAAGCATCCGATGGATTTGGGTACTGTGAAATCTCGTCTTGATAAGAATTGGTATAATTCGCCCAAGGAGTTTGCTGAAGATGTAAGATTAACGTTTCAAAACGCTATGACGTATAATCCAAAAGGGCAAGATGTTCATGCTATGGCAGAGCTATTGTTCAAATTGTTTGAAGAGAAATGGAAGGTTATTGAAGGTGATTATATTAAGGAGTCGAGGCTTGCAGTAAATAATGAAGTTGTTTTGCCACCTCCAAAATCAAAACCGGGACCCGCACCTCGTCAGTTATTGTCGGCGGTAACGAATAAGTTTGGAACATCTGTTACAGGTGTTGATCCTAAACAACGGGTTACAAATGTATCTAAATCGGGTAGAGTTCATTCTTTAAAGAAGCCGAAGGCTAAAGAACTTAATAAAAGAGAAATGACTTATGATGAGAAGCAGAAACTTAGTGTTGAACTGCAAAATCTACCTTCAGAAAAGTTGGATAATGTTGTCCTGATTATTAAAAAACGACACCCGTCGTTGTcccaaaaagatgatgaaattgagGTGGATATCGATACTTTTGATACTGAAACTCTTTGGGAGCTTGATCGGTTTGTCACTAACTACAAGAAAGGTTCAAATAAGAACAAAAGGAAAGCTGAATTTTCTAATCAAGATAGAATCGAAGTTGAATCTGAATTTCGTATTCAAGAAGGAATGGAAGTTGAATCCGAATTTCTTAATCAGGAAGGAATTAACACTGAATCTGAATTCCTTAATCAAGAAAGAATTGAGGCTGAAGCTGAATTTCCCAATCAAGAAAGAAATGAAGCTGAATCAGTAGTCCCTAATCAAGTAAGGACTGAAGTTGATTCAGTAGTCCCTATTCAAGAAGGACTTGAAGCTGTATCTAATTGCCTTAACCAAGAAAACATTCAAGTTCAACCCGAATTTCCCAATCAAGAAAGAATCGAAGTTGAATCTTCTAATCAAGAGAGAACTGAAGTTGAACCTGAATTTCCCAACCGAGAAAGAATCGAAGTTGGATCTCCTAATCAAGAGAGACCCGAAGTTGAACCCGAATTTTCGTATCAAGAAAGAATTGAACTAGGGTCTCCTAATCAAGGGATGCTAGAAATTGAACCCGAATTTCCCAATCAAGAAAGAATCGAAGTTGGATCTGCTAATCAAGATAGAACTGAAGTTGGACCCGAATCTCTCAACCTAGAAAAAATGGAAGTTGGTTCTCCTAATCAAGAGAAGACTGAAGTTGATCTTGAATTTGCCAATCAAGATAAAATGGAAGTTGAATCTCTTAATCAAGAGAAGGCTGAAGTTGAATCTGaatttcaaaatttagaaaaatcGGAAGTTAAATCTCCTAATCAAGAGAGAACTGAAATTGAACTCAAATTTCCAAATCAAGAACGAAGCAAAGTTGGATCTCCTAATCAAGAGAGAACTGAAATTGAACCCGAATGTCCCAATCAAGAAAGAATGAACATTGGATCCCCTAATCAAGAGAGAACTGAAGTCGGACCTGAATTTCCCAATATAGAAAGAATGGAAATTGAATCTTTTACTCAAGAGAGAACTGAAGTTGAACCCAGATTTCTTAATCAAGAAAGGAGCGAAGATGGATCTCCTAATCAAGAGAGATCTGAATTTGGACTCGAAGTCCCTAATCAAGAAGCACTTGAAGTTGGATCAGGATTGCCTAATCAAGAAAGAGTTGAGACCGAAGTTGAATTCCCTCAAGAAGGATTTGAGGTCGAAACAGAATTTTTTAATCAAGAAAGAGTGGAAATTGAATCACCTAATCAAGAGAGAACTGAAGTTGAACCCAAATTTCCTAATCAACAAACAAGTGAAGTTGGTACTCCAAATCAAGAGAGAACCGACTCTCAACTCAAAATCCCTAATCAAGAAGGAATCGAAGTTGGATCAGGATTTCCTAATCAAGAACGAGTTGAGCCCGAGCCTGAGTTCCCTCATGAAGGATTTGAAGCCGAATCAGAATTTTTCACTCAAGAGAGAATTGAAGCCGAACAAGATTTTTCTAATCAAGAAAGAATTGGAGTCGAATCTGAATTGCCTAACCAACCTCTAGCTGAACTTGAACCAAGCATAGAGGAAATT AACCTAGCACCAGTTGTAGTTGAAGCTCCAAAAGAAGTTGAAACAG ATGAAAGATTTTCCACTGACCCAATTCAGACGGAGAAACAGGTGGAGGAGCAGGCTGTTCATGAAGACGAGTCAAGTAGCTCAAGCAGCTCGAGCAGCTCTACCAGCACATCTGGATCTTCTTCTAGTG ATTCTGATAGTGATAGTTCATCTGGAGCGGAATCTGATGCAGGTCATTCTTCCAAGGCTTCATTGTAA
- the LOC139902768 gene encoding uncharacterized protein isoform X1 gives MDSEKLYSRKSFKGMSSSNKKKLGQSNSQTLGSEKFGFSKQENRVTIQLTSRSKHEMKQIKRRLVSELELVRRLVRKIEEIGTTPLTSKENQFYESNKKQKSGGKKVGGVADAKFSNKLFKSCGALLEKLMKHKHGWVFNTPVDPLALGLHDYFDIIKHPMDLGTVKSRLDKNWYNSPKEFAEDVRLTFQNAMTYNPKGQDVHAMAELLFKLFEEKWKVIEGDYIKESRLAVNNEVVLPPPKSKPGPAPRQLLSAVTNKFGTSVTGVDPKQRVTNVSKSGRVHSLKKPKAKELNKREMTYDEKQKLSVELQNLPSEKLDNVVLIIKKRHPSLSQKDDEIEVDIDTFDTETLWELDRFVTNYKKGSNKNKRKAEFSNQDRIEVESEFRIQEGMEVESEFLNQEGINTESEFLNQERIEAEAEFPNQERNEAESVVPNQVRTEVDSVVPIQEGLEAVSNCLNQENIQVQPEFPNQERIEVESSNQERTEVEPEFPNRERIEVGSPNQERPEVEPEFSYQERIELGSPNQGMLEIEPEFPNQERIEVGSANQDRTEVGPESLNLEKMEVGSPNQEKTEVDLEFANQDKMEVESLNQEKAEVESEFQNLEKSEVKSPNQERTEIELKFPNQERSKVGSPNQERTEIEPECPNQERMNIGSPNQERTEVGPEFPNIERMEIESFTQERTEVEPRFLNQERSEDGSPNQERSEFGLEVPNQEALEVGSGLPNQERVETEVEFPQEGFEVETEFFNQERVEIESPNQERTEVEPKFPNQQTSEVGTPNQERTDSQLKIPNQEGIEVGSGFPNQERVEPEPEFPHEGFEAESEFFTQERIEAEQDFSNQERIGVESELPNQPLAELEPSIEEIVSNLAPVVVEAPKEVETDERFSTDPIQTEKQVEEQAVHEDESSSSSSSSSSTSTSGSSSSDSDSDSSSGAESDAGHSSKASL, from the exons ATGGATTCTGAGAAATTGTATAGTAGGAAATCATTTAAAGGAATGAGTAGTAGCAATAAGAAGAAATTAGGTCAGTCGAATAGTCAAACCTTAGGTTCTGAAAAGTTTGGGTTTAGTAAACAAGAGAATCGAGTTACGATTCAGCTGACGTCTAGGTCGAAACACGAAATGAAGCAAATTAAGAGGAGATTAGTTAGTGAGCTTGAGTTAGTTAGGAGATTAGTGAGGAAGATCGAGGAAATCGGAACCACACCGTTAACTTCGAAAGAGAACCAGTTTTATGAGAGTAATAAGAAACAGAAATCAGGGGGGAAGAAGGTAGGAGGAGTTGCAGATGCTAAGTTTTCGAATAAGTTGTTTAAGAGTTGCGGTGCGTTGCTTGAGAAGTTAATGAAGCATAAACATGGTTGGGTATTTAATACGCCTGTTGACCCGTTGGCTCTTGGTTTGCATGATTACTTTGATATTATTAAGCATCCGATGGATTTGGGTACTGTGAAATCTCGTCTTGATAAGAATTGGTATAATTCGCCCAAGGAGTTTGCTGAAGATGTAAGATTAACGTTTCAAAACGCTATGACGTATAATCCAAAAGGGCAAGATGTTCATGCTATGGCAGAGCTATTGTTCAAATTGTTTGAAGAGAAATGGAAGGTTATTGAAGGTGATTATATTAAGGAGTCGAGGCTTGCAGTAAATAATGAAGTTGTTTTGCCACCTCCAAAATCAAAACCGGGACCCGCACCTCGTCAGTTATTGTCGGCGGTAACGAATAAGTTTGGAACATCTGTTACAGGTGTTGATCCTAAACAACGGGTTACAAATGTATCTAAATCGGGTAGAGTTCATTCTTTAAAGAAGCCGAAGGCTAAAGAACTTAATAAAAGAGAAATGACTTATGATGAGAAGCAGAAACTTAGTGTTGAACTGCAAAATCTACCTTCAGAAAAGTTGGATAATGTTGTCCTGATTATTAAAAAACGACACCCGTCGTTGTcccaaaaagatgatgaaattgagGTGGATATCGATACTTTTGATACTGAAACTCTTTGGGAGCTTGATCGGTTTGTCACTAACTACAAGAAAGGTTCAAATAAGAACAAAAGGAAAGCTGAATTTTCTAATCAAGATAGAATCGAAGTTGAATCTGAATTTCGTATTCAAGAAGGAATGGAAGTTGAATCCGAATTTCTTAATCAGGAAGGAATTAACACTGAATCTGAATTCCTTAATCAAGAAAGAATTGAGGCTGAAGCTGAATTTCCCAATCAAGAAAGAAATGAAGCTGAATCAGTAGTCCCTAATCAAGTAAGGACTGAAGTTGATTCAGTAGTCCCTATTCAAGAAGGACTTGAAGCTGTATCTAATTGCCTTAACCAAGAAAACATTCAAGTTCAACCCGAATTTCCCAATCAAGAAAGAATCGAAGTTGAATCTTCTAATCAAGAGAGAACTGAAGTTGAACCTGAATTTCCCAACCGAGAAAGAATCGAAGTTGGATCTCCTAATCAAGAGAGACCCGAAGTTGAACCCGAATTTTCGTATCAAGAAAGAATTGAACTAGGGTCTCCTAATCAAGGGATGCTAGAAATTGAACCCGAATTTCCCAATCAAGAAAGAATCGAAGTTGGATCTGCTAATCAAGATAGAACTGAAGTTGGACCCGAATCTCTCAACCTAGAAAAAATGGAAGTTGGTTCTCCTAATCAAGAGAAGACTGAAGTTGATCTTGAATTTGCCAATCAAGATAAAATGGAAGTTGAATCTCTTAATCAAGAGAAGGCTGAAGTTGAATCTGaatttcaaaatttagaaaaatcGGAAGTTAAATCTCCTAATCAAGAGAGAACTGAAATTGAACTCAAATTTCCAAATCAAGAACGAAGCAAAGTTGGATCTCCTAATCAAGAGAGAACTGAAATTGAACCCGAATGTCCCAATCAAGAAAGAATGAACATTGGATCCCCTAATCAAGAGAGAACTGAAGTCGGACCTGAATTTCCCAATATAGAAAGAATGGAAATTGAATCTTTTACTCAAGAGAGAACTGAAGTTGAACCCAGATTTCTTAATCAAGAAAGGAGCGAAGATGGATCTCCTAATCAAGAGAGATCTGAATTTGGACTCGAAGTCCCTAATCAAGAAGCACTTGAAGTTGGATCAGGATTGCCTAATCAAGAAAGAGTTGAGACCGAAGTTGAATTCCCTCAAGAAGGATTTGAGGTCGAAACAGAATTTTTTAATCAAGAAAGAGTGGAAATTGAATCACCTAATCAAGAGAGAACTGAAGTTGAACCCAAATTTCCTAATCAACAAACAAGTGAAGTTGGTACTCCAAATCAAGAGAGAACCGACTCTCAACTCAAAATCCCTAATCAAGAAGGAATCGAAGTTGGATCAGGATTTCCTAATCAAGAACGAGTTGAGCCCGAGCCTGAGTTCCCTCATGAAGGATTTGAAGCCGAATCAGAATTTTTCACTCAAGAGAGAATTGAAGCCGAACAAGATTTTTCTAATCAAGAAAGAATTGGAGTCGAATCTGAATTGCCTAACCAACCTCTAGCTGAACTTGAACCAAGCATAGAGGAAATTGTGAGT AACCTAGCACCAGTTGTAGTTGAAGCTCCAAAAGAAGTTGAAACAG ATGAAAGATTTTCCACTGACCCAATTCAGACGGAGAAACAGGTGGAGGAGCAGGCTGTTCATGAAGACGAGTCAAGTAGCTCAAGCAGCTCGAGCAGCTCTACCAGCACATCTGGATCTTCTTCTAGTG ATTCTGATAGTGATAGTTCATCTGGAGCGGAATCTGATGCAGGTCATTCTTCCAAGGCTTCATTGTAA